The Echinicola rosea genome has a segment encoding these proteins:
- a CDS encoding histone H1, which yields MSRFTEVKELVDSLEDDFEKFYEKGNKAAGTRVRNGMQAIKTLAQDIRKEVTEIKNSGK from the coding sequence ATGAGCAGATTCACAGAAGTAAAGGAATTAGTTGATTCTCTAGAGGACGATTTCGAAAAGTTCTACGAAAAAGGCAACAAAGCCGCAGGTACCCGAGTAAGAAACGGCATGCAAGCCATCAAAACCCTTGCTCAGGACATCAGAAAAGAAGTCACTGAAATCAAGAACTCCGGTAAATAA
- a CDS encoding 3-keto-disaccharide hydrolase, which translates to MNRKSKYSNKYLIIGLVCSALVLMAGFVPKSEFVSLFNGKDLSGWVGNKQDYVVEDGVLVIRPERGGHGNLYTEEEYQDFHLKFDFLLTPGANNGLGIRAPLEGDAAYVGMELQILDNSAEKYADLHAYQYHGSVYGVIPAKKGFQNPVGEWNSEEVIVKGDKVKVILNGHTILKGNIAKASKNGTLDGKDHPGLSRKKGHIGFLGHGSVVKFRNISIKDL; encoded by the coding sequence ATGAACAGAAAATCGAAATACAGCAATAAGTACCTGATCATAGGACTGGTTTGCAGTGCACTGGTCTTGATGGCTGGATTTGTTCCGAAAAGTGAGTTTGTAAGCCTGTTTAACGGCAAAGATTTGAGTGGTTGGGTGGGGAATAAGCAGGATTATGTCGTGGAAGACGGTGTATTGGTCATTAGGCCTGAAAGGGGAGGACATGGGAACCTTTATACCGAAGAGGAATACCAGGATTTTCATTTAAAGTTTGATTTTCTGCTTACACCAGGTGCCAATAATGGCTTGGGAATAAGGGCACCACTCGAAGGCGATGCAGCTTATGTCGGCATGGAACTTCAGATTTTGGATAACTCCGCTGAGAAATACGCTGATTTGCATGCATATCAATACCATGGATCCGTATATGGTGTTATTCCCGCCAAAAAGGGATTTCAAAATCCGGTGGGAGAATGGAACAGTGAAGAAGTGATCGTCAAAGGAGACAAGGTAAAGGTGATCCTAAATGGTCATACCATCCTTAAAGGGAATATTGCCAAGGCCAGTAAAAACGGTACCTTAGACGGTAAGGACCACCCGGGATTGTCTCGTAAAAAAGGACATATTGGCTTTTTAGGACATGGCTCCGTGGTGAAGTTCCGTAATATTAGTATCAAAGACCTTTGA
- a CDS encoding RagB/SusD family nutrient uptake outer membrane protein gives MKKIIYILTILVWMTGCSDVLDIENIDNYDPEQVWNDERLANAYLANLYGMFGNWNTGADRTSQQIAGIVWYEDQITISNGNFKSWNYEQIRLINQAIQDVQTGTLPQEVKDEVTGQALFMRAYAYFEMVMYHGGVPYIKVPQDRYEDDLYVARNSSAECFDFLVEDLDQAIDLLPAHIESSSSDYGKIDRNFALAFKAKVLLYKASPQFNPSNPFDNNYWQEAHEANKLAYETLLEQGYMLVDDYSNVALEERNSEVVFSVINSYPNKTAAWDHGVRPGSESRGPASACPTWEFVKEFPMKDGKLYHDPSGAYYMSDEAFLQNYWKNRDPRFEKSIVWAGKPYEVSGKAGKRQYTALGIAHELDDFGVNPAAQTNSTNLDRYTGFFILKNSLLNLTQAEVQQYDLDYVLMRFAEVMLNYAETANETGDMTTAMEILRQIRERAGIDAGEDGNFGIQATNRDEMREAILAERNIELCFEGHRFWDLRRLRMLDRLDGATKHGVESIAIEEDGTEMPLSEARDLANDFSLEEDDFNYSILQVPRSGVKVSVLPDNYYFFPVQKAVLDRNPSLEQNEGWGGTFDPTLE, from the coding sequence ATGAAGAAAATCATATATATACTGACAATACTGGTATGGATGACGGGATGTTCAGATGTACTTGACATCGAGAATATCGATAATTATGATCCCGAGCAAGTGTGGAATGACGAGCGATTGGCCAATGCGTATTTGGCCAATTTGTACGGCATGTTTGGAAACTGGAATACCGGTGCTGACCGTACCAGTCAGCAAATAGCCGGTATCGTTTGGTATGAAGATCAGATCACCATTTCCAATGGAAACTTCAAGAGCTGGAATTACGAACAGATTCGATTGATCAACCAAGCTATCCAAGATGTACAAACGGGGACTTTGCCACAGGAAGTCAAAGATGAGGTGACCGGACAGGCGCTTTTTATGCGGGCTTATGCCTATTTTGAAATGGTCATGTACCATGGTGGTGTTCCCTATATCAAAGTGCCACAGGATCGCTATGAAGATGACCTGTATGTGGCCCGAAACAGTTCGGCAGAGTGCTTTGATTTTTTGGTAGAGGACTTGGACCAAGCGATTGACCTGCTGCCCGCACACATAGAATCTTCCAGTTCGGATTATGGTAAAATTGACAGGAACTTTGCCTTGGCATTTAAGGCAAAAGTGCTGCTTTACAAAGCGTCGCCGCAATTTAACCCTTCCAATCCCTTTGACAATAACTATTGGCAGGAAGCTCATGAAGCCAATAAATTGGCCTACGAAACGCTGTTGGAGCAAGGGTATATGCTGGTGGATGATTATAGTAATGTGGCACTGGAGGAAAGGAACAGTGAGGTGGTATTTTCGGTGATCAATAGCTACCCCAACAAAACCGCGGCCTGGGACCATGGCGTCCGTCCGGGGTCTGAAAGTAGGGGGCCGGCATCGGCGTGCCCTACGTGGGAATTTGTCAAGGAGTTTCCAATGAAAGACGGCAAATTATACCATGATCCCAGTGGTGCGTACTACATGTCAGATGAAGCATTTTTGCAGAATTACTGGAAAAACCGTGACCCGAGATTTGAAAAATCCATCGTATGGGCAGGAAAGCCATACGAAGTGTCAGGTAAAGCAGGTAAGCGTCAATATACGGCCTTGGGGATTGCCCATGAGTTGGATGATTTTGGGGTCAATCCTGCCGCCCAGACAAACTCTACCAACCTGGATCGATATACGGGCTTCTTTATCCTTAAAAACAGCCTGCTGAACCTTACCCAAGCCGAAGTGCAGCAGTACGATCTTGATTATGTGCTGATGCGTTTTGCTGAAGTAATGCTGAATTATGCAGAGACCGCCAATGAGACGGGGGATATGACTACAGCAATGGAAATACTCCGTCAGATCCGAGAAAGAGCCGGCATTGACGCCGGAGAAGATGGTAATTTCGGAATTCAGGCTACCAATAGGGATGAGATGCGTGAAGCGATTTTGGCAGAACGCAATATTGAGCTTTGTTTTGAAGGTCATCGATTTTGGGATTTGAGAAGACTGAGGATGTTGGATCGGTTGGATGGGGCGACAAAGCACGGCGTTGAATCCATAGCCATTGAGGAAGATGGTACGGAAATGCCTCTTTCGGAAGCCCGGGATTTGGCAAATGACTTTAGTCTTGAAGAGGATGATTTCAACTACTCCATCTTACAGGTGCCACGATCAGGAGTTAAGGTAAGTGTGTTGCCGGACAATTACTATTTCTTTCCTGTACAGAAAGCGGTATTGGATCGAAATCCTAGCTTGGAGCAAAATGAGGGCTGGGGAGGTACATTTGACCCTACGCTGGAATAA
- a CDS encoding SusC/RagA family TonB-linked outer membrane protein, producing MFNFQTSYAFFSPTMELLSDKTTATDELIYQNRVAEYRGTAPPNGEEEFAYFSDRSYNVNDFIWQNPWSQNYSLSVAGGSDKLTYYSLLSYRGEEGSYKSLEHGKFNLRTNVTAQISDRIKLGVNISANQQNHDRFYWPFSGDDDYDVSDLYRVTFNWPKVYPYYLEEDGTPANYVTDYPVQTPMGSWLAWSVIDQIVGNRYIKTRKRQLNNILTLDIDLGDLVPGLTTKVVGNYLAEDFMRKKFLTFQTNYVFNQADPDGNRFLPAPPDPNKTNVFTFSQNQEFLSYDINTAWSYQFDWFLNYSKVFGKHGIDAMAVYEQAENGLYGAYSKAEDPVTDYDQDFVYSTDAQMRFGNGYEEIGARRSLIGRVNYNFAEKYIAEFSFRYDGNTLFPKDKRWGFFPSVSAAWRIIDEPFMNTSDWLTDLKLRASVGTTGNDLDVNGNKITPFSYLQTYGNSGSYIFGNDLYRGIAPGDTPNPNLTWATSTTYNVGVDFELIDTRLSGSLDVFYKKEENILGSRLVTLPDNYGQSLAPENYAARSWKGGELSLMWRDVAAEGKLDYSVYGNLGYARDQWDVLDQNPIFQEGGNRASESQIGQPANRIFGLRALGIIRTQEQLDELMEAGFKQYGRDPYLGGLYFEDVRGDGFSEGPDGKIDGNDFQLLSNNAAPRLNYGFGFNVNWSNFSVNAHFQGVGVYDRIISNQEGAGMRQHGGTIRPYYPIWADDVWTPDNPDAQYPRPIGYNWYESGTGSTSFWIRNGAYLRLKNLNVAYNLPQSWVSSVNVASAQVFFNGTNLFSISDMKEFHDPEQKNYDSFPLMKSLTVGLNVKF from the coding sequence ATGTTTAATTTCCAGACGTCATATGCATTTTTTTCCCCTACCATGGAGCTGCTTTCGGATAAGACCACGGCCACAGATGAGCTGATTTATCAAAACAGGGTAGCTGAGTATCGGGGAACTGCCCCGCCCAATGGAGAGGAAGAATTTGCTTACTTCAGTGATCGGAGCTATAACGTAAACGACTTTATCTGGCAAAATCCCTGGAGTCAAAACTATTCCTTGAGTGTGGCTGGGGGAAGTGATAAGCTGACCTATTATTCTCTTTTGAGCTATCGGGGCGAGGAAGGGTCTTACAAAAGCCTTGAGCATGGTAAATTTAATTTAAGAACGAATGTCACGGCACAGATCTCGGATCGGATAAAATTGGGCGTCAATATTTCAGCTAATCAGCAAAACCACGATCGTTTTTATTGGCCATTTTCCGGAGATGATGATTATGATGTGTCGGATTTGTACCGGGTGACCTTTAACTGGCCGAAGGTATATCCATATTATTTGGAAGAGGATGGTACACCTGCCAATTATGTGACCGACTATCCCGTGCAGACCCCTATGGGTAGTTGGCTCGCATGGAGTGTAATCGACCAAATCGTAGGCAATAGGTATATCAAGACACGAAAACGACAGCTAAACAATATTCTAACCTTGGACATTGATTTGGGCGATTTGGTGCCTGGACTTACCACTAAGGTGGTGGGAAATTATTTGGCTGAGGATTTCATGCGTAAGAAGTTCCTCACCTTCCAGACCAATTATGTGTTTAATCAAGCAGATCCTGATGGGAACAGGTTCCTACCGGCACCTCCTGATCCCAATAAGACCAATGTATTTACTTTTAGCCAAAATCAAGAGTTTTTAAGCTATGACATCAATACTGCATGGAGTTATCAATTCGATTGGTTTTTGAATTATTCCAAGGTTTTTGGAAAGCATGGCATCGATGCGATGGCCGTATATGAGCAAGCAGAAAATGGACTGTACGGGGCTTATTCCAAAGCCGAGGATCCTGTGACGGATTATGACCAGGATTTTGTGTATTCTACGGATGCCCAGATGCGGTTTGGCAATGGCTATGAGGAAATCGGTGCAAGGAGGTCCTTGATCGGTAGGGTGAATTATAACTTTGCCGAAAAGTACATTGCAGAGTTTTCTTTTCGATATGATGGCAATACATTATTCCCAAAAGACAAGCGTTGGGGCTTCTTCCCATCTGTATCAGCCGCTTGGCGGATCATCGACGAACCGTTTATGAATACTAGCGACTGGTTGACTGATTTGAAATTGCGTGCTTCTGTGGGGACTACAGGAAATGATCTGGATGTCAATGGCAATAAAATCACCCCGTTTTCTTATCTCCAAACGTACGGAAATAGCGGCAGCTATATTTTTGGAAATGACCTTTACCGGGGCATTGCACCGGGAGATACACCGAACCCAAACCTGACTTGGGCTACTTCGACTACTTACAATGTCGGCGTTGATTTTGAATTGATCGATACCAGGCTTTCGGGTTCATTGGATGTGTTTTACAAGAAGGAAGAAAATATCCTTGGTTCCCGACTGGTGACACTGCCAGACAATTATGGCCAATCCCTGGCCCCTGAAAATTATGCTGCCCGGTCGTGGAAAGGAGGCGAACTTTCCCTCATGTGGCGGGATGTGGCCGCAGAGGGGAAGCTGGATTATTCTGTTTACGGTAACTTAGGCTATGCCAGGGATCAGTGGGATGTTCTGGACCAAAACCCTATTTTCCAAGAAGGTGGTAACCGGGCATCGGAATCCCAGATTGGACAGCCCGCAAACCGGATCTTTGGGCTGAGGGCACTGGGGATTATCCGTACCCAAGAGCAGCTGGATGAGCTTATGGAAGCGGGCTTTAAGCAATATGGACGTGACCCTTATCTGGGAGGACTGTACTTTGAGGATGTCAGAGGAGACGGATTTTCTGAAGGGCCTGACGGCAAAATTGACGGCAATGATTTTCAGTTGCTTTCCAATAATGCTGCGCCAAGGTTGAACTATGGTTTTGGGTTTAATGTCAACTGGAGCAATTTCTCCGTCAATGCGCATTTTCAGGGAGTAGGAGTCTATGATAGGATCATCAGCAATCAGGAAGGCGCCGGAATGCGGCAACATGGTGGTACCATACGCCCTTATTATCCCATCTGGGCAGATGATGTGTGGACTCCCGATAATCCCGATGCACAATATCCCCGGCCAATTGGCTATAATTGGTATGAGTCAGGAACAGGGTCCACCTCTTTTTGGATCAGGAATGGCGCTTACCTGAGGCTCAAGAACCTTAATGTGGCCTATAATCTTCCACAGTCTTGGGTATCCAGCGTAAATGTGGCCAGCGCCCAAGTGTTTTTTAATGGGACCAACCTGTTTTCCATTTCCGATATGAAGGAATTTCATGACCCAGAGCAGAAAAATTACGATTCATTTCCGCTCATGAAATCACTGACAGTTGGCCTTAATGTTAAATTTTAA
- a CDS encoding carboxypeptidase-like regulatory domain-containing protein, which yields MKSKLLKKIVTVGKYAFFGMLIQCLFLSSLLAGETNGQTSLEEVYVSFDGGEVSVEEIFKLIEEKTAFRFSYRRGDVRKRALSHSVQEEEISLGNVLRQISMDVDLKFKRINNVIHVGKKTVDSTAMLEEVNRADVKVTGTILDEDGMPIPGVTVTVQGTTRGTVTDIDGNYTIMAPEEGSLIFSFIGYATQTVAIGGKSVIDITLLEDTKALEEFVVVGYGRQKKVNITGAITAVETDNLTQIPTNNLSNTLAGRAPGVNVTGTSGLSGSTSSIRIRGSFGDPLYVIDGIVRDKTAFDALEAQEVDQISFLKDAATASIYGSRAGNGVVMVTTKTGTKQNPCLISRRHMHFFPLPWSCFRIRPRPQMS from the coding sequence ATGAAATCAAAGTTACTAAAAAAAATTGTAACCGTGGGAAAGTACGCCTTTTTCGGTATGCTCATTCAGTGCCTTTTCCTGAGTAGTTTGTTGGCTGGCGAGACCAATGGACAGACGAGTTTGGAAGAGGTGTATGTATCCTTTGATGGGGGCGAAGTCTCTGTAGAAGAGATTTTTAAACTTATAGAGGAAAAAACAGCTTTTCGTTTTAGCTATAGGAGAGGAGACGTCCGGAAACGAGCCCTTAGCCACTCGGTCCAGGAGGAAGAAATATCCCTTGGAAATGTGCTAAGGCAAATTTCGATGGATGTTGACCTAAAATTCAAGAGAATCAATAATGTCATCCATGTGGGAAAGAAGACGGTGGACAGTACGGCGATGCTGGAAGAGGTGAACAGGGCGGATGTAAAAGTCACCGGTACCATTTTGGACGAAGACGGGATGCCCATTCCCGGTGTGACCGTCACGGTTCAGGGTACTACCAGAGGTACTGTGACGGACATAGACGGAAACTATACCATCATGGCACCAGAGGAGGGTTCGCTGATCTTTTCATTTATAGGCTACGCTACCCAGACTGTGGCCATTGGAGGTAAAAGTGTAATTGATATCACACTGCTGGAGGACACTAAGGCGCTGGAAGAATTTGTGGTCGTGGGCTATGGCCGTCAGAAGAAGGTGAATATTACCGGTGCCATCACCGCCGTGGAAACCGATAACCTCACCCAGATACCTACCAACAACCTGTCCAATACCTTGGCCGGTAGGGCGCCGGGGGTGAATGTGACCGGTACTTCAGGTCTTTCGGGATCTACTTCTTCGATCAGGATCAGAGGGAGTTTTGGTGATCCCTTATATGTGATCGACGGGATTGTACGCGACAAAACGGCTTTTGATGCCCTGGAGGCACAAGAGGTGGATCAAATCAGCTTTTTGAAGGATGCCGCTACGGCTTCCATTTACGGTTCCCGTGCAGGCAATGGTGTGGTAATGGTCACGACCAAAACTGGAACAAAACAAAACCCATGTTTAATTTCCAGACGTCATATGCATTTTTTTCCCCTACCATGGAGCTGCTTTCGGATAAGACCACGGCCACAGATGAGCTGA
- a CDS encoding FecR family protein, with product MDSSLLRKFFAGKCSPEEVHMILVWINSKTGKQQLEAELDDFEPKAGAKGMVDSKKLFEKIEEQISKEEQALRNIKIDRVSTVRRGEDKRIKRWYMAAAMIGMLAIVSFLILKQSSMKEETKTEVPVAMVTKTTEYGQKLKLTLADGSHVHLNAGSKLVFPKRFEGAMREVYLEGEAFFDVHRDEKKPFIVKTPHTLTKVLGTSFVVKELTNSDETKVGVLTGKVKVSAQNSGEELSYFLLPMEAVSYSSVDGSMKKRRVHYDDMFAWKDNVISFKRASFKEVVDVLTKWFGVEFEIRKGFTSKKDFTGKFEPQSLEQILDGLSFTFGFRFQIENNKVTIY from the coding sequence ATGGATTCATCATTGTTAAGAAAGTTTTTTGCAGGAAAGTGTTCACCAGAAGAGGTGCATATGATCTTGGTTTGGATAAATTCCAAAACCGGTAAACAGCAATTGGAGGCGGAGCTAGATGATTTTGAGCCGAAGGCAGGAGCTAAGGGGATGGTGGACAGCAAAAAACTATTTGAAAAAATTGAAGAACAGATTAGCAAAGAGGAGCAAGCTCTTAGAAATATTAAAATTGACCGGGTAAGCACAGTCCGTAGGGGAGAGGATAAAAGGATAAAGCGTTGGTACATGGCAGCAGCGATGATCGGTATGCTAGCGATAGTTTCTTTTTTGATCCTGAAACAAAGCAGCATGAAGGAAGAGACGAAAACGGAGGTTCCTGTCGCAATGGTCACCAAGACCACCGAATACGGTCAAAAGCTAAAGCTCACCCTTGCTGATGGCAGTCATGTGCACTTGAACGCAGGGAGTAAATTGGTTTTTCCGAAGCGCTTTGAAGGTGCCATGCGGGAGGTTTACCTGGAAGGTGAAGCCTTTTTTGATGTACACCGGGATGAGAAAAAGCCCTTTATCGTCAAAACTCCCCATACCTTGACCAAAGTGCTAGGAACATCCTTTGTCGTCAAGGAGCTTACCAATTCGGATGAAACCAAGGTAGGTGTGTTGACAGGAAAAGTAAAAGTATCAGCCCAAAATAGTGGAGAGGAGTTAAGTTACTTTTTGTTGCCTATGGAGGCTGTCAGTTATTCTTCTGTAGATGGAAGCATGAAAAAGCGTAGGGTACACTATGATGATATGTTTGCATGGAAGGATAATGTCATCAGTTTTAAGAGGGCGAGCTTTAAGGAAGTGGTGGATGTGCTGACCAAGTGGTTTGGGGTGGAGTTTGAGATCCGCAAGGGCTTTACAAGCAAGAAGGATTTTACGGGAAAGTTTGAGCCGCAATCGCTAGAGCAGATCCTAGATGGATTGAGTTTTACTTTTGGGTTCAGGTTTCAAATAGAAAACAATAAAGTGACCATCTATTAA
- a CDS encoding RNA polymerase sigma-70 factor encodes MNTLTDDIAFKIKNNDKNAFYELYQLFHERIYLFCVHYGLKTVDAEEITQDVFVKLWTARQKIDPSKCLKAYLFTIAKNTMLDMFKKQIRQKATKTYQMQLILPVNNTQNTVEYNELMGLVEKTLTRLPERRRMVFEMSRLQGLSHKEIAAQLDISTKTVENHLTLALQNFREVFQDAQILSLALLALYFSYQ; translated from the coding sequence ATGAACACCCTTACTGACGATATAGCATTTAAAATAAAGAACAATGACAAAAATGCTTTTTATGAGCTTTATCAGTTATTTCATGAAAGAATCTACCTTTTTTGTGTCCATTATGGACTAAAGACAGTGGATGCAGAAGAAATCACACAGGATGTTTTCGTGAAGCTATGGACCGCCAGGCAGAAAATTGATCCTTCAAAATGCCTAAAAGCCTATTTATTTACCATTGCAAAAAACACCATGCTGGACATGTTCAAAAAGCAAATTAGGCAAAAGGCTACCAAAACATACCAAATGCAACTCATCCTCCCGGTAAACAATACGCAAAACACCGTGGAGTACAATGAACTGATGGGGCTGGTAGAAAAAACGCTGACCCGTCTGCCCGAAAGGCGGAGGATGGTCTTCGAAATGTCCCGGCTCCAAGGGCTTTCCCATAAGGAGATCGCCGCCCAATTGGACATATCCACTAAAACGGTCGAAAACCATCTGACCCTTGCACTACAAAATTTCCGAGAAGTTTTTCAGGATGCCCAAATCTTATCACTTGCTCTATTGGCACTTTACTTTTCTTATCAATAA
- the msrA gene encoding peptide-methionine (S)-S-oxide reductase MsrA translates to MTTFGSLRAAPDMTASSDTATFAAGCFWCVEAQFLQLEGVSKVVSGYTGGHVANPTYKAVCTGKTGHAEAISIVYDPAVITYDELLEAFFVAHDPTQLNRQGNDVGTQYRSAIFYHSAAQKEKAKYYINKLDEENIYPKKIVTEVAPMEKFYVAEDYHQNYYNLNKEQGYCRYVITPKLEKFQKVFKDKLKEGK, encoded by the coding sequence ATGACAACATTTGGTTCTTTACGGGCGGCGCCTGACATGACTGCTTCATCCGATACAGCTACCTTTGCTGCCGGATGTTTCTGGTGTGTAGAAGCGCAGTTTTTACAGCTTGAAGGCGTATCCAAGGTAGTGTCGGGATACACGGGTGGCCATGTGGCCAACCCCACTTATAAAGCGGTATGTACGGGTAAAACAGGACACGCCGAAGCCATTTCGATTGTTTATGACCCAGCGGTGATCACCTATGATGAGCTGTTGGAAGCGTTCTTCGTAGCGCATGATCCTACGCAGCTTAACCGACAGGGAAATGATGTGGGAACACAGTATAGAAGTGCGATATTCTACCATTCTGCCGCGCAAAAAGAAAAAGCCAAATACTACATCAATAAACTCGACGAAGAAAACATCTATCCCAAAAAGATTGTTACGGAAGTGGCACCGATGGAAAAGTTCTATGTAGCGGAGGATTACCACCAGAATTATTACAACCTCAATAAAGAGCAAGGCTATTGCCGCTATGTCATTACTCCTAAGTTGGAAAAATTCCAAAAGGTGTTTAAAGATAAACTGAAGGAAGGTAAATAA
- the msrB gene encoding peptide-methionine (R)-S-oxide reductase MsrB translates to MKRILMIGVLLTTIIGCSKGQSNQTQGTHKEKADNPYYSRTDTTSLDVSDEEWKKILPPFLYAVAREAATERAFTGQYWDSDTKGTYYCAVCGNKLFLSEAKFESDCGWPSFFEAVRKNSVIYKEDNSHGMNRIEVLCGRCDSHLGHIFNDGPPPTHKRFCMNSVSLDFEPLGTVGLN, encoded by the coding sequence ATGAAACGAATACTGATGATCGGTGTCCTACTGACAACCATTATTGGCTGTAGCAAAGGGCAAAGCAATCAAACCCAAGGCACCCATAAAGAGAAAGCTGACAACCCCTACTACTCCCGGACAGACACCACTTCTCTGGATGTTTCGGACGAGGAATGGAAAAAAATCCTGCCGCCATTCCTTTACGCAGTGGCAAGGGAAGCGGCTACAGAAAGGGCTTTTACGGGCCAATATTGGGACAGTGATACCAAAGGCACGTACTACTGCGCTGTCTGCGGCAACAAACTGTTTCTCTCTGAAGCCAAATTTGAAAGTGACTGCGGTTGGCCAAGCTTCTTCGAAGCTGTACGAAAAAACAGCGTGATCTATAAAGAAGACAACTCCCATGGCATGAACCGGATAGAAGTGCTTTGCGGCCGATGTGATTCCCATTTGGGACACATCTTTAACGATGGTCCTCCTCCTACCCACAAGCGGTTTTGCATGAATTCCGTTTCCCTGGACTTTGAGCCACTGGGGACGGTGGGGCTGAACTAA
- a CDS encoding sulfatase, with translation MKNLIIVIVLLMVGSSCSKQSATTEETGASDSLPNIVLIHVDDLGWTDVGAFGSDFYDTPHIDALAREGLRFTNSYAAAAICSPTRAAMMTGKYPSRTGITDWIRARFQGGIIPPNGQNPQGYDENGDKPLKTPKNYLYMPLSEVTVAELLKERGYRTAHIGKWHLGPDEYFPEHQGFDVNIGGCDLGQPPSYFDPYKPFNGNEEYNIPNLAPRKEGEYLTDREGDEVVGFIQENKDKPFFVQWASYTVHTPLMGKADLVSDYESKEPGDQQNPVYAAMVKSLDENVGKVVATLDSLGISGNTLVIFTSDNGGLMGNPSHLITNNTPLRSQKGYPYEGGIRVPTIMRWPGKIPQGKETASPMITMDIIPTILNYVDGEVAEDNWDGVNLVEMINNPEKTYSRDLYWHFPHYRGKDVVPYSIVRSGDFKLIHYYDGKSDELYNLSEDLSEKHNLIAQQKKRVEKMTNMLQNWLENTQAKMPVKK, from the coding sequence ATGAAGAACTTAATTATTGTTATCGTATTGCTGATGGTCGGATCGTCATGTTCCAAACAATCAGCTACAACTGAGGAAACAGGAGCTAGCGATTCCCTTCCCAATATCGTTTTGATTCATGTCGATGACCTAGGCTGGACGGATGTGGGAGCGTTTGGGAGTGATTTTTACGATACCCCACATATCGATGCACTGGCACGTGAGGGTCTGAGATTTACCAATTCGTATGCTGCTGCAGCCATTTGTTCGCCTACTAGGGCGGCGATGATGACTGGTAAATACCCTTCGAGGACAGGTATTACGGACTGGATCAGGGCTAGGTTTCAAGGAGGAATCATACCACCGAATGGCCAAAATCCCCAAGGCTATGATGAAAATGGCGATAAACCCTTGAAAACACCCAAAAACTACCTTTACATGCCATTGTCAGAAGTGACCGTTGCGGAGCTTTTAAAAGAGAGAGGATATAGGACAGCCCATATTGGTAAGTGGCATTTGGGACCTGATGAATACTTTCCTGAACATCAAGGGTTCGATGTGAACATAGGAGGCTGTGATTTAGGACAACCGCCGAGTTACTTTGATCCCTATAAGCCATTTAATGGAAATGAGGAATATAACATTCCAAATTTGGCTCCGAGAAAAGAAGGGGAGTACCTTACAGACAGGGAAGGAGACGAGGTAGTAGGTTTTATCCAAGAGAATAAAGACAAGCCATTTTTTGTGCAGTGGGCCAGTTATACTGTGCACACGCCATTGATGGGAAAAGCAGATTTGGTCAGTGATTATGAATCCAAAGAGCCAGGAGATCAGCAAAACCCTGTTTATGCAGCCATGGTCAAAAGCCTCGACGAAAATGTGGGAAAAGTAGTGGCGACCTTGGATAGTTTAGGGATCAGTGGAAACACACTAGTGATTTTCACTTCTGACAATGGAGGGCTTATGGGTAATCCATCCCACCTTATCACCAATAATACACCGCTGAGGTCCCAAAAAGGATACCCCTACGAAGGAGGGATAAGGGTGCCCACCATCATGAGGTGGCCAGGTAAAATACCCCAAGGAAAAGAAACGGCATCCCCTATGATTACCATGGATATTATTCCTACGATTCTAAATTATGTGGATGGTGAAGTGGCTGAAGATAACTGGGATGGTGTAAATTTGGTTGAAATGATAAACAATCCAGAGAAAACGTACAGCAGAGACCTTTATTGGCACTTTCCCCATTATCGCGGAAAGGACGTGGTACCTTATTCAATTGTCCGATCAGGAGATTTTAAACTTATTCATTATTATGATGGTAAATCGGATGAATTATATAATCTTTCTGAAGATCTATCTGAAAAGCATAATCTTATTGCCCAGCAAAAGAAGCGGGTGGAAAAAATGACCAATATGCTCCAAAACTGGCTGGAAAATACTCAGGCTAAAATGCCTGTTAAAAAATAA